The DNA sequence ATCTCCGAGTTTTTTGACCTAACGCAGCGATGCTATGGTTAAATAACCGATGAGTCTCAGGACTCTCCCGATGAAAATCGGGATAGGGTAAAGTTGGAAACGATTTTACCTCCCGGCTTGTCTGCCGCAGGCAGACTTGTCCTAACTGGACGTGGAAAGGAGAATAAAGTTTATTCATTATTAAACCCTGTTCCACAAAGGACAGGGTTTTTTGTTTCGTTGTGATCAGTTACATAAGTGTGATCTTTGCGATGAATTTTTCAATAGAACACAGATGACACAGATTGTACAGATAAACACAGATTGGAGATCGATATGACTGAATATTTACTTAAAGAATTAACAGAAAAAATAATAAAGTGTTTTTATAAGGTTTACAACACTTTAGGTTTTGGATTCCTTGAAAAAGTTTATGAGAATAGCCTCTCAATTGAATTGAAAAAAATTGGATTAAAGGTTGAAGCTCAAAAAGCTATTAAAGTGCATTACGAAGGAACCCTTGTTGGAGATTATTACGCTGACTTAGTTGTTGAGGATTTAATAATACTCGAATTAAAAGCTGCAGATGCTTTAGTTGAAGAAAATGAATTACAATTAATCAATTATCTAAAAGCAACCGATAAAGAAGTCGGC is a window from the Ignavibacteria bacterium genome containing:
- a CDS encoding GxxExxY protein — its product is MTEYLLKELTEKIIKCFYKVYNTLGFGFLEKVYENSLSIELKKIGLKVEAQKAIKVHYEGTLVGDYYADLVVEDLIILELKAADALVEENELQLINYLKATDKEVGLLLNFGKRPEIRRKIFTNDKKKIKSV